CTTCACTTTTGAAAAGAAAGTGAAAAAGATCTATGTCTCCAGCGCGGTACAGGAGCACCTGACTGCCGGTCGACTGCTGATCGTGGGCGAGGGAGAACAGTTCGAACTGGTTCCGCGGGTGATTGCCGACAAGATCGCCGAACGCAATCCAGCGATGGTGGTCCAGCCGCCGGAAAATGACACTATCGTTGAGGAAGACGATCCCTATGCGGGCTATGAAATTCCCGATGACCTGATGTGGTAAATCGCACGGTAATCGCCAGCTTGGAAGTATGATGACAGATAGCGATCCGGTCATTGCGCAGGTTGAGCGCTGGCTGCAGGATGTGGTGGTCGGGCTCAATCTCTGCCCGTTCGCGCGCAAGCCCATGCGCGCGGGGCAGATCCGTTTTGTAGTGAGCGAAGCCACAAACGATGCAGTGTTGCTGGAGGAGCTGCTGGATGAGTTCCAGGTGCTGGATCGCACTCCCTTGGAAGAAGTGGAGACCAGCCTGCTGATTCTGCCCACGCATTTGCGGGACTTCCACGATTACAATTTTTTCCTGCAAGAGGCAGAGTGGCTGTTGAAACGTCAGGGCTACGAAGGTGTATACCAGATTGCCAGCTTC
The Microbulbifer celer DNA segment above includes these coding regions:
- a CDS encoding DUF1415 domain-containing protein, with amino-acid sequence MMTDSDPVIAQVERWLQDVVVGLNLCPFARKPMRAGQIRFVVSEATNDAVLLEELLDEFQVLDRTPLEEVETSLLILPTHLRDFHDYNFFLQEAEWLLKRQGYEGVYQIASFHPHYQFAGTDPDDAENLTNRAPYPILHTLREESLERGLQNYPDPDSIPHNNILRVESLSDDEKRALFPYLFS